Part of the Bacteroides acidifaciens genome, GTGAAGCGGATCATTACTATGGTAAACCACAATAAACAATACCTGAAACAATAAATACATCACCATGGAAAACATAAAACTAAGAGAAAAAATCGGGTATGGATTAGGAGATGCTGCTTCTTCCATGTTTTGGAAGTTATTCACGATGTATCTGCTATTTTTCTACACAGACGTGGTAGGTATCTCCTCGGCAGTAGTAGGAACAATGTTCCTTATCACACGCATTTGGGACACTTTCCTCGATCCGTTTGTCGGAATATTAGGCGACCGGACAAACTCACGCTGGGGTAAATTCCGCCCCTACCTACTATGGGTAGCCATACCATTCGGCATCTGTGGTATACTGACCTTCTCATCTTTTGGAGATAACATGACTACCAAAATCATATTTGCCTATGCCACATATACCCTTATGATGATGGTATATTCATTAATCAATGTTCCGTACGCATCTCTATTAGGGGTAATGTCTGCCAATCCGCAAGTACGCACAGAGTTCTCCTCCTACCGCATGACATTTGCTTTTGGAGGAAGTATTCTGGTACTATTCCTTATTGAGCCACTGGTTGATATATTCAGTAAAATGAAGATAACGGAAAATATACCTGACATCGCTTTCGGCTGGCAGATGGCTGCAGTCGTATTTGCGATTATGGCTAGTGGAATGTTCTTATTAACTTTTCTATGGACAAAAGAAAGAGTGCAACCCATAAAGGAAGAAAAAGGATCACTGAAAGAAGATCTGAAAGATCTGGGCAGAAACAAACCCTGGTGGATTCTTTTATGCGCAGGAATCATGGCATTAGTGTTCAATTCTCTTCGTGACGGTTCTGCTGTATTCTATTTCAAATATTATGTAGACAGCTCCGATACATTCTCTTTCTCATTCATGAATAGTGCCATTACTCTAATTACGATCTACTTGGTATTAGGACAAGCCGCCAATATCCTCGGAATCATGTTTGTGCCATCACTCACCAAAAGAATCGGTAAAAAGAAAACTTATTTTATGGCAATGGTTGGCGCTACCATTCTAAGTGTTTTATTCTACTTCCTTCCTAAAGATTTTATCTGGGGGATTCTTTGTTTACAGGTCTTAATAAGTATCTGTGCGGGTATTATTTCTCCTTTATTATGGTCTATGTATGCAGATATATCAGACTATTCCGAATGGAAAACCGGAAGACGGGCAACCGGCCTGATATTCTCTTCTTCGTCTATGTCTCAAAAGTTCGGTTGGACAATCGGAGGTGCTTTGACCGGATGGCTACTGGCCTATTTCGGTTTCAAAGCAAATGTAATCCAATCCGACTTTGCTCAAACCGGCATTTGTATGATGATGAGTATCTTCCCGGCAATTGCCACCATGCTATCAGCATTCTTCATTTCACGTTATCCGTTAAATGAAAAAAGATTATATGAAATATCAACAGAACTCGAAGAGAGAAGAAAAAAGTAAATTCATCACTAACCAACTAACCAATATGGCTCATATTCCAATTCGGTCCTATTTGTATTTACTATTGGGCACAACCCTATTCTCATGTGCACCTCAAGAGCTAAAACCGCCATTTGAATTAAAATGTGAGAATATACCCGCTCCTGTAGGAGTAGATACTCAAACTCCCAGACTCTCCTGGAAACTTCCGCTGCTAGAGGAAGATAGTATCAACAGAGTTGAAATATGGCTATCAACAGACAGTACTCAATTATCAGGCAGACAGTCTGGTTATTGGAACAAATCCATCATAGGAGCTCCCATAAGAGTCTCCTATGATGGACAACCATTAGATTCATATACAACGTATTATTGGAAAATAGGCTATCAAACCTCCTCCAAACAGAAAACTACATTTTCCCCTATATCCTCCTTCACAACAGGATGTTTATCACCCGACAACTGGAAAGGGAAATGGATTACTGACAAACATGACATCACATACCGTCCGGCACCCTATTATAGAAAGAGCTTCCAATTAGACAAAACAATCGAGCAAGCCTTACTCACTATTGCATCGGCAGGCCTGCATGAGCTCTCTGTCAACGGGCAACGGGCAGGAAATCATTTCCTAGACCCTATGTATACACATTTCGACAAACGTATACTATCAGTCACTCATGATGTTACGTCATTACTATCTATGGGTGAAAATGTAATAGGAGTACAACTGGGGAACGGCTGGTATAATCATCAATCCACAGCAGTATGGTTTTTCGACAAGGCTTCATGGAGAAACCGCCCTAAATTCACAGCACAACTCCATCTGCGTTACACAGATGGAACAACAGAATATCTGGGTACTGACTCAACCTGGCAAACAACTGACAGCCCGGTTGTTTTCAACAGCATCTATACAGCCGAGCATTATGATGCACAGAAAGAATTAGCAGGCTGGGACTCCCCCGGATTCAACGCTACCGGATGGTATCATGCACAAGAAACCGAATCGCCTACGGAAACGATCAAATCACAAGTTATGTATCCGATTCGTGAAACGGCCCGCTATACAGCAACTCAATGCAAAAAAATAAATGACAGCTGCTACGTCTATCATTTCCCCAAAAACATTGCAGGTGTCACCGAGCTAAAAGTAAAAGGGGAAAAAGGAACAAAACTGCGCCTGAAACATGGGGAACTTTTAGACAAAAACGGTATGGTAAACATGGCAAATATAGATTATCACTACCGGCCGACAGACGACAGCGATCCTTTTCAAACAGACATCGTCATACTTAGCGGAAAGCAAGATAGATTCATGCCCAAATTCAACTACAAAGGTTTTCAATTTGTAGAAGTCTCATCATCTGCCCCCATTCAATTATCCGACGAAAATCTCATTGCAGTAGAAATGCACAGTGATGTTCCAGCTATCGGCTACTGGTCTTCGTCATCCGATCTGCTAAACAAAATATGGAAAGCCACTAACAGTTCCTATTTAGCCAACTTGTTCGGTTACCCGACTGACTGCCCTCAACGGGAAAAAAATGGCTGGACAGGAGACGCACATATTGCCATAGAAACAGGATTATACAATTTCGATGGTATCTCCATATATGAGAAATGGATGAACGACTTTTGTGATGAACAAAAAGACAACGGAGTCCTCCCATGTATCATCCCAACTTCTGTATGGGGCTATGATTGGGCCAACGGGATCGACTGGACAAGTGCTGTCGCCATTATCCCCTGGGAAATTTATCGATTTTACGGAGATACCACATTACTCCGCCGCATGTACGGACCAATCAAAAAATATGTCTCTTATATAGAATCCATATCAACCAATCATCTTACAGACTGGGGACTGGGCGACTGGGTACCTGTACGC contains:
- a CDS encoding MFS transporter, encoding MENIKLREKIGYGLGDAASSMFWKLFTMYLLFFYTDVVGISSAVVGTMFLITRIWDTFLDPFVGILGDRTNSRWGKFRPYLLWVAIPFGICGILTFSSFGDNMTTKIIFAYATYTLMMMVYSLINVPYASLLGVMSANPQVRTEFSSYRMTFAFGGSILVLFLIEPLVDIFSKMKITENIPDIAFGWQMAAVVFAIMASGMFLLTFLWTKERVQPIKEEKGSLKEDLKDLGRNKPWWILLCAGIMALVFNSLRDGSAVFYFKYYVDSSDTFSFSFMNSAITLITIYLVLGQAANILGIMFVPSLTKRIGKKKTYFMAMVGATILSVLFYFLPKDFIWGILCLQVLISICAGIISPLLWSMYADISDYSEWKTGRRATGLIFSSSSMSQKFGWTIGGALTGWLLAYFGFKANVIQSDFAQTGICMMMSIFPAIATMLSAFFISRYPLNEKRLYEISTELEERRKK
- a CDS encoding alpha-L-rhamnosidase, which codes for MKYQQNSKREEKSKFITNQLTNMAHIPIRSYLYLLLGTTLFSCAPQELKPPFELKCENIPAPVGVDTQTPRLSWKLPLLEEDSINRVEIWLSTDSTQLSGRQSGYWNKSIIGAPIRVSYDGQPLDSYTTYYWKIGYQTSSKQKTTFSPISSFTTGCLSPDNWKGKWITDKHDITYRPAPYYRKSFQLDKTIEQALLTIASAGLHELSVNGQRAGNHFLDPMYTHFDKRILSVTHDVTSLLSMGENVIGVQLGNGWYNHQSTAVWFFDKASWRNRPKFTAQLHLRYTDGTTEYLGTDSTWQTTDSPVVFNSIYTAEHYDAQKELAGWDSPGFNATGWYHAQETESPTETIKSQVMYPIRETARYTATQCKKINDSCYVYHFPKNIAGVTELKVKGEKGTKLRLKHGELLDKNGMVNMANIDYHYRPTDDSDPFQTDIVILSGKQDRFMPKFNYKGFQFVEVSSSAPIQLSDENLIAVEMHSDVPAIGYWSSSSDLLNKIWKATNSSYLANLFGYPTDCPQREKNGWTGDAHIAIETGLYNFDGISIYEKWMNDFCDEQKDNGVLPCIIPTSVWGYDWANGIDWTSAVAIIPWEIYRFYGDTTLLRRMYGPIKKYVSYIESISTNHLTDWGLGDWVPVRSKSNITLTSSIYYYTDVCILAKAARLFGYAEDASYYNTLAEKIKEAINTSFLNKETGIYAEGTQTELAMPLYWGIVPEEDKKKVAARLHELVEKDDYHLDVGLLGSKALLSALSDNGYAETAYKVASQDTYPSWGYWIKQGATTLHENWRTDVVIDNSYNHIMFGEIGAWLYKGLGGIQIDEKHPGFKHILLKPFFPADMNELTIRYNTPYGWLNINWVRQTNDCIRYTIDIPAGTSATFVPFTMPEPQKSITLQAGKHSLELDFIHQLINQR